From Methanosarcina lacustris Z-7289, one genomic window encodes:
- the wecB gene encoding non-hydrolyzing UDP-N-acetylglucosamine 2-epimerase — MKIASVVGVRPQFVKASVVSRELRKNNEECLIHTGQHYDYEMNKIFFEELCIPEPNYYLGVGSGSHGQQTGEMLKKLEEVLMIEKPDLVLTYGDTNSTLAGALAAAKLGIKNAHVESGLRSFDRSMPEEINRILTDHCSDILFCPTQNAVDNLGEEGITKNVYLTGDVMVDSLLLNKEIAETQSSILNELNLKDKDYLVATIHRANNTDNIENLKNIIEAFQELNEKIIFPVHPRTEKLLKNYGLYDSLSSSVTLIKPLGFLDFIKLMNHAKMILTDSGGVQKEAYILKVPCVTLRENTEWTETVKDGWNVLVGSNKDRIIEVVNKFTPSIQEHQNRFGDGSASSRIAATINELSHIPETSTKMSPGFPIRQLD, encoded by the coding sequence ATGAAGATTGCAAGTGTCGTGGGAGTTAGACCTCAGTTTGTAAAAGCTTCTGTAGTTTCAAGAGAATTAAGAAAAAATAACGAAGAATGTTTGATTCATACTGGCCAGCATTACGACTATGAAATGAATAAGATATTCTTTGAGGAATTGTGCATTCCTGAACCTAACTATTATCTAGGTGTAGGTTCCGGCTCACATGGTCAACAAACAGGGGAAATGCTTAAAAAATTAGAGGAAGTCCTGATGATTGAAAAACCTGACCTTGTGCTGACTTACGGGGATACCAATTCAACACTTGCAGGAGCTTTAGCCGCAGCAAAACTTGGAATAAAAAATGCGCATGTAGAATCTGGATTAAGAAGCTTTGACAGATCGATGCCTGAAGAAATCAACCGCATTTTGACTGATCATTGCTCGGACATTTTATTTTGTCCAACTCAGAATGCAGTTGACAACCTGGGAGAAGAAGGAATCACTAAAAATGTGTATTTAACTGGTGATGTTATGGTTGATTCTCTTCTTCTCAATAAGGAGATTGCAGAAACTCAATCCTCAATATTAAATGAGCTTAACCTGAAAGACAAGGATTATCTAGTTGCTACAATCCACAGAGCAAATAATACTGATAATATAGAAAACCTCAAAAATATAATAGAGGCTTTTCAGGAACTGAATGAAAAGATCATTTTCCCAGTTCACCCGCGAACTGAAAAGTTGCTTAAGAATTATGGTTTATATGATAGCTTAAGCTCCTCTGTTACGTTAATAAAACCTCTAGGATTTCTTGATTTCATAAAACTTATGAATCATGCTAAGATGATTCTAACCGACTCAGGAGGTGTTCAGAAAGAAGCTTATATTTTAAAAGTTCCGTGTGTTACACTAAGGGAAAACACAGAGTGGACTGAGACCGTTAAAGATGGGTGGAATGTGCTGGTTGGTTCCAACAAAGATAGAATCATTGAAGTCGTGAATAAATTTACGCCTTCAATCCAGGAACATCAGAATAGATTCGGAGATGGGAGTGCAAGCAGCAGAATTGCTGCAACAATTAATGAACTATCCCACATCCCGGAGACATCCACAAAAATGTCACCTGGTTTCCCAATACGGCAGTTAGATTAA
- a CDS encoding IS66 family transposase translates to MVTTFLSDDAPQFRKLTHHHALCWIHDGRHYKKLHTTVPYCQEKTKAFLDKYWDYYFKLRELRKNPNSDVAKQLSAEFDRLFSTETNYPPLDDRISKTKGKKESLLMVLTFPEIPLNNNGAELGARVKVRKRDVSLQSVTDEETRANDTFMTIVQTARKLSVSAYDYLLDRVSNRCEMPSLAQLIQEKSALS, encoded by the coding sequence GTGGTTACCACCTTTTTAAGTGATGATGCCCCTCAATTCAGGAAGCTTACACACCATCATGCTCTTTGCTGGATTCATGATGGAAGGCATTACAAAAAGTTACATACAACAGTACCTTATTGTCAGGAAAAGACGAAAGCATTTCTGGATAAGTACTGGGATTATTATTTTAAACTTCGTGAGCTTAGGAAAAATCCAAATTCAGACGTAGCGAAGCAATTATCTGCTGAGTTTGACCGGTTGTTTTCAACCGAAACAAACTATCCTCCACTTGATGATAGGATCAGTAAAACAAAAGGGAAAAAGGAAAGTCTATTAATGGTACTAACTTTTCCAGAAATTCCATTGAATAACAATGGAGCAGAGTTAGGAGCAAGAGTAAAGGTCAGGAAAAGAGATGTCAGCCTTCAATCCGTGACCGATGAAGAAACAAGAGCAAACGATACATTCATGACTATTGTTCAGACAGCAAGGAAACTGAGTGTAAGTGCATATGATTACCTCTTGGATAGAGTGAGCAATAGGTGTGAGATGCCATCTCTGGCTCAACTCATCCAAGAAAAAAGTGCACTGAGTTGA
- a CDS encoding APC family permease, which yields MQNNGTYHRKLKSLKTLVIGEPLNPFDSDIFHKVSLIALFAWVGLGSDAMSSASYGPEEAYLALGNHIYLAIFVAMSIILTIFVISSSYSQIIELFPAGGGGYLVASKLLSPSLGMLSGCALLIDYVLTIAISIASGVDAMLSFLPASWSLFKLGFAFVVIMVIILLNLRGIKESVLFLIPIFALFIIAHVTLIIYSLFTHLTSAPIVMSNTVTDVHSVVSGAGLSALLFIIIHSYSMGAGTYTGIEAVSNAVPAMREPRVKTAKRTMHLMAISLAFMAAGLMLTYIFYNVSPEAGKTLNAVLFENITKSWGTFGHYFVIATLVSEAGLLFVAAQTGFLDGPRVLANMALDRWVPTRFATLSDRLVTQNGILIMGISALAVVLFTQGSVKLLIVLYSIAVFITFILSQAGMVRHWWKSKTKVKDWKKKFVINGVGLVLTILILMSVIAVKFSEGGWVTLLAIGAFAGVVILIRRHYDNASELIKELNAKVINLPECMNLNKNETPCTVNMQDKTAVLLVNGFNGLGMQALSTIFKLFGGMYKNFVFVQIGVIDAGVFKGAEEIKGLQTQVNKDVDKYVKLISSHGYYAECFTSFGTDIVEEVTKLAPEILKKFPNAVFFGGQIVFPNDSALTRWLHNYTVFASQRKLYADGIPFVVLPIKV from the coding sequence ATGCAAAACAATGGAACATATCATAGAAAATTAAAGTCTTTGAAGACTTTAGTTATAGGTGAACCCCTTAACCCATTCGATTCTGATATTTTTCATAAAGTTTCTCTAATAGCTCTTTTTGCATGGGTTGGTCTGGGATCTGACGCGATGTCTTCTGCATCATATGGTCCAGAAGAAGCTTATTTGGCATTGGGAAATCATATTTACCTTGCTATATTTGTAGCAATGAGCATTATATTAACGATTTTTGTAATTAGTTCAAGTTATTCGCAAATAATTGAATTATTTCCTGCAGGTGGGGGTGGGTATCTGGTTGCAAGTAAATTGCTATCCCCATCTCTTGGAATGCTTTCTGGTTGTGCACTCCTTATAGATTATGTACTTACGATTGCTATTTCGATAGCAAGTGGTGTAGACGCTATGTTAAGCTTTTTACCAGCAAGTTGGAGCTTATTCAAATTAGGATTTGCGTTTGTTGTAATTATGGTAATTATTTTATTGAATTTAAGAGGAATAAAAGAATCAGTTTTATTTTTAATACCTATATTCGCATTATTCATAATTGCTCATGTTACCTTAATAATATATTCATTATTTACTCATCTAACGAGTGCCCCAATCGTGATGAGTAATACTGTAACTGATGTCCATAGCGTGGTATCTGGAGCAGGACTCTCAGCATTGCTTTTCATTATCATACATTCATATAGCATGGGTGCAGGAACATATACGGGAATTGAAGCCGTAAGTAATGCAGTTCCAGCAATGAGAGAACCCAGAGTAAAAACAGCAAAGAGAACGATGCATCTCATGGCGATTTCCCTGGCATTCATGGCAGCAGGGCTGATGCTTACGTATATATTTTACAATGTATCTCCAGAAGCTGGAAAAACTCTGAACGCTGTTCTTTTTGAGAATATTACCAAATCCTGGGGAACTTTTGGTCACTATTTCGTAATAGCAACTCTTGTATCCGAAGCAGGGCTTCTATTTGTAGCAGCCCAGACCGGTTTTTTAGATGGTCCCCGAGTTTTGGCAAATATGGCGCTAGACAGGTGGGTTCCGACAAGGTTCGCAACTCTGAGTGATAGACTTGTAACACAAAACGGGATCTTAATAATGGGTATTTCAGCGTTAGCCGTGGTCTTATTCACTCAAGGATCGGTTAAACTCCTTATAGTACTTTATAGTATAGCAGTTTTCATAACGTTTATTTTATCCCAGGCAGGAATGGTTCGTCATTGGTGGAAGTCTAAAACGAAAGTTAAAGACTGGAAGAAGAAATTTGTTATTAATGGTGTAGGACTAGTTTTGACAATTTTGATACTGATGTCAGTAATAGCCGTTAAATTTAGTGAAGGCGGATGGGTAACATTGCTTGCTATCGGAGCTTTTGCTGGAGTTGTTATTCTTATAAGACGCCATTATGACAACGCCTCAGAGCTTATTAAAGAACTGAATGCAAAGGTAATCAATTTACCTGAATGTATGAATCTAAATAAGAATGAGACACCTTGTACGGTTAACATGCAGGATAAGACTGCAGTGCTTCTTGTAAATGGTTTTAATGGTTTAGGAATGCAGGCACTGTCCACTATATTCAAATTATTCGGTGGAATGTATAAGAACTTTGTATTTGTACAAATTGGTGTAATTGATGCCGGAGTGTTCAAAGGAGCAGAAGAAATTAAAGGACTCCAAACCCAGGTAAATAAAGATGTAGATAAGTACGTAAAATTAATTTCATCACATGGTTACTATGCAGAATGTTTTACCTCATTCGGTACTGATATTGTTGAAGAGGTTACAAAACTGGCACCAGAGATATTAAAGAAATTCCCTAATGCTGTGTTCTTTGGTGGACAGATTGTGTTTCCGAATGATTCGGCACTTACAAGATGGCTACATAACTATACTGTTTTTGCATCACAGAGGAAACTATACGCAGATGGCATTCCTTTCGTAGTTTTGCCGATCAAGGTGTAA
- a CDS encoding RNA-guided endonuclease InsQ/TnpB family protein, which produces MMLCITNVLRLNKTQYEALKTLSHASKNLYNLGLYNTRQYFFQNSKFLKYPENYHICKEDENYKLMQAATAQQSLKFVERGMRSWFGLLKLYKNGQLEDKPNIPHYLDKEGYFPIVYPKNAFSFKNGKVRLGISNEFSKQYSKKLLMFPIPKILKNKLSYIQEVHVLPMYDGKYFKIKYCYKEKNQPSNLDYSEYLSIDLGVSNFATFVDTVGTATIIDGKYVKSLNQQYNKENARLQSIKDKQKIDGITNRQIYLLSKRANKISEFMNRTVNYLVKHCLENNIGNILIGELTGIKQNINHGKRNNQNFVQIPFGKFKAKLESKCNFYGIKYHLVNEAYTSKVDALALDPIEKPSYGGSRRIKRGLYKSITGQLLNADINGAINILRKVADDSVLQQIISTGLVNRPRRIRLAFETPKLNC; this is translated from the coding sequence ATAATGCTTTGTATTACTAACGTTCTAAGATTAAACAAAACACAATATGAGGCACTGAAAACACTTAGCCACGCCTCTAAAAATTTGTATAATCTGGGATTGTATAATACAAGACAATATTTTTTCCAAAATAGTAAGTTTTTGAAATATCCTGAGAATTACCATATTTGTAAAGAAGATGAAAACTACAAATTAATGCAAGCAGCTACGGCTCAACAGTCTCTTAAATTTGTAGAAAGAGGAATGAGAAGCTGGTTTGGACTTCTTAAACTATATAAAAATGGACAATTAGAAGATAAACCTAATATTCCTCACTATCTTGACAAAGAAGGATATTTCCCTATAGTATATCCAAAAAATGCATTTTCCTTCAAAAATGGAAAAGTTAGATTGGGAATATCTAATGAGTTTTCAAAACAATATTCTAAGAAACTGTTAATGTTTCCAATCCCAAAAATCTTGAAAAATAAACTGTCGTATATTCAGGAAGTACATGTACTACCGATGTATGATGGAAAATATTTTAAGATCAAATATTGCTATAAAGAAAAAAATCAACCTTCTAATCTTGATTACTCTGAATATCTTAGCATAGACTTAGGTGTTTCTAATTTTGCAACATTTGTCGATACTGTTGGGACTGCCACGATAATTGATGGTAAGTATGTCAAATCTCTCAACCAACAATATAACAAAGAAAATGCTAGATTACAGAGTATCAAGGATAAACAGAAAATTGATGGTATAACTAATAGACAAATCTATTTACTCTCTAAAAGAGCGAATAAAATATCGGAATTCATGAACAGAACAGTTAATTATCTGGTTAAGCATTGCCTTGAAAATAATATAGGTAATATTCTAATTGGAGAATTAACTGGGATTAAACAAAATATTAATCATGGTAAACGCAATAACCAAAATTTTGTTCAGATTCCGTTTGGTAAGTTCAAAGCTAAATTAGAAAGTAAATGTAACTTCTATGGTATAAAATATCATCTTGTTAATGAAGCCTATACCAGTAAAGTAGATGCTCTTGCTCTTGATCCCATCGAGAAACCTTCATATGGGGGTTCCAGAAGAATTAAGAGAGGACTCTATAAAAGTATTACTGGTCAATTACTTAATGCAGATATTAACGGAGCAATTAATATACTCCGAAAAGTAGCTGATGATTCTGTTTTGCAACAGATAATCAGTACAGGTCTTGTCAACAGACCGCGGAGAATCAGACTAGCGTTTGAGACTCCCAAATTAAATTGCTAA